Below is a window of Candidatus Paceibacterota bacterium DNA.
CTCCCCTTCAGAAAGTCCGTGCAGCTCATGTTTGTCTTCGTGATTCTGGCTGGCCGGCTCAGGCCGCGAAGCCCAGCGCCCATAAAGGTGGGCAGCGGTGTCGTCTGGCCGATGTAACTCGGAACAACCGGCAAGTCCCGGCGCTGTGTCGGCGGTATAGCGGATCGCAGGGTCATGGGAGTAGCTGTTTTCCGTTTGCCTGTACTCATTACCAACCTCTCTCGTCGTTGGCTGTATAAACAACATCACATCTTCACTCTCTATCCATCTAGCACAAACTCCTTCAATTTCTCCTAATAAAAAATCAACAAACATTACAATGTGTTACATACATCCATTGTCTTGTTTTGTAGTTTTTATCTCGGTTGATCTGACCGGGATATGAAAAATGGGTTCTGATGATTGGGATGAATTTAAACCCCGCATGGGGCGGTTCTCAGAGGCAGATGCGCGTGAAATAGAACGCTTGGTGATGCTTCCCATAATGGGAATGCGCGGTTCCGGCATGCGAAGCATCGATCCGCCGAAGGGGCCTGAGCGAACAGCTGTCAGAGATCGAATTCGCTGTATTTTGCGAGATTGGCGCTATTTCAGGGGGCGTCAAGCCATCGTGAAAGTGGCCTCGACCCTCAAGTCCCGCCAAGGCGTTCTCAACTCCGCGCACTACTGCTCCCGTGAACGGGCTGAAGACATCCGTAACGAGGAGCCTGCGATTCCTATGCTCGATCGCCTGGGAAACGAACTGACCGGCGAGCGGATTATTGAGGAAGTTAAACGATGGAACCTGCGCAGCGATGAAGAAAACCATTCAAAGACGGCGAGGGGGCTTATCGCCGATGGGGATGCCGAAGCGGTCAAACAACTGCCATTGAAAGCGCGACTACATAACACCCAGGTCCATCACATCGTGTTATCGGCCGTCAGTGACAGTGATGACTTTGAAAGGGATGTTGAGCGCCTGAAGGCTGCGGCCAAAGTGACGATCGATCGGATGTTTGTCGCTAGCGGCCATCGGGTTCTTTGGTGCGTTCATACGGACAAAGCCCCGCGGATTCATACCCATGTTCTGATCAAGTCCGTCTCGGAATTTGGCGGGCGCTTGCGAACGGACTGGAGCTGCAAATTCACCGACGCAATCCGAACTGAATTCGGAATGAACTTGGTTGCCGCTGGCCTACCACACGAAGTGACCAGACGCGAAGACCGTTGGGAAACACGATCTGCGGTCATGCGTGGGGATGAGCCGCTACGCCCCCATAAATCTATGGGGCGATACAAACGCAAACCCTTGTCAGAGAAGGTGCCGGCCTGGTGGGAAGAATTCGGCGAGGGTTATATTCAGAGAGTGCAAGCCAAGCGGCAAGATTACGGGCGCACTGGTGCATGGAATCTCACTCGATTGAAACAGCTCCTCACAAAATCCCGCCAACAAAAAACTCGCAAAAATATCCCGCCCGAGTTGAAGCCGATTTTTCGTGAAATTGAGCACTCGTTCATCGACCCTGTTGAGGCTTTACGCTCATGGGTCGTTATGGCATCCGAAGGGGTAACGCGGACAGGGCAGGGGACACTCAAATATCCCAATCGAGCTTTGGCAATTTGGTGGCTGCATAAGCAACCTAGCGCGTTTGGAGAAGTCACCTCTGATGCCGAGAAGCTTAGAGATAATGACTCACTCGCTCGAATGATTGAGGAAACACCGCTGATCACCCCTGAATATGCCCCGCTCCCGGTCGGGAAGAAAACACTAG
It encodes the following:
- a CDS encoding relaxase/mobilization nuclease domain-containing protein, with the protein product MRDWRYFRGRQAIVKVASTLKSRQGVLNSAHYCSRERAEDIRNEEPAIPMLDRLGNELTGERIIEEVKRWNLRSDEENHSKTARGLIADGDAEAVKQLPLKARLHNTQVHHIVLSAVSDSDDFERDVERLKAAAKVTIDRMFVASGHRVLWCVHTDKAPRIHTHVLIKSVSEFGGRLRTDWSCKFTDAIRTEFGMNLVAAGLPHEVTRREDRWETRSAVMRGDEPLRPHKSMGRYKRKPLSEKVPAWWEEFGEGYIQRVQAKRQDYGRTGAWNLTRLKQLLTKSRQQKTRKNIPPELKPIFREIEHSFIDPVEALRSWVVMASEGVTRTGQGTLKYPNRALAIWWLHKQPSAFGEVTSDAEKLRDNDSLARMIEETPLITPEYAPLPVGKKTLAAIEGGAINPRAVFRDRMRVAQSLLGVADYARLIDVNDEQAKKIAWVVEDALKQPVVNVVEQGGKKRRWSVAPDSPVHDAEKNEGQPKRPSATHPDRAREETRRAVSKRRGVEM